The following proteins are co-located in the Synchiropus splendidus isolate RoL2022-P1 chromosome 14, RoL_Sspl_1.0, whole genome shotgun sequence genome:
- the snrkb gene encoding SNF related kinase b: protein MESPEGSSFSGDGQVTAGVHHGRSDLTGLYHLGRTLGRGHYAVVKLARHVSTGQLVAIKMIDKTKLDIMATSHLLQEVRCMKLVQHPNVVCLYEVIDTPTTLYLIMELAEGGDLYDYILRHERGVAEGTAKRHFAQIVRAVSYCHELHVVHRDLKPENVVFFPQQGAVKLTDFGFSNLFQPGTMLATSCGSLAYSAPEILLGEEYDAPAVDIWSLGVILYMLVCGVPPFQETNDSETLVMILDCRYSVPDHVSAECRDLISRMLQKDPCQRASLKEIEAHRWLQGLDDALLSPEPLPEWLTGALSPSSPRSGAPECGDLLAVRPTTQSGFPGSWQPNLSLSLRPPPAEEPPVAKSVAALQQICEEEEEEEEEEEGEKVEEEEAAVECSHKEERVSSTDDCVISEQPISYDTSLACAQSHALDPPEGAQPEPNNNTDKSAQLPAAAAGPDLDPTERRATRDDLNSERQRPLTGVVGREDVPARIECGKRHSIKLRDRIFQFPLCEKALALNIPTHNKPKILPLAQYNCCHVL from the exons ATGGAGTCCCCCGAAGGATCCAGCTTCTCGGGTGATGGACAGGTCACCGCGGGGGTCCATCACGGCCGCTCCGATCTCACCGGACTCTACCATCTGGGTCGTACTCTGGGCAGAGGTCACTACGCCGTGGTCAAACTGGCCCGACACGTCAGCACCGGGCAGTTGGTCGCCATCAAGATGATCGACAAAACCAAACTGGACATCATGGCGACCAGTCACCTCCTGCAGGAAGTCAG GTGCATGAAGTTGGTGCAACACCCCAACGTGGTGTGTCTGTACGAGGTCATCGACACGCCCACCACCCTCTACTTGATCATGGAGCTGGCGGAAGGCGGCGACTTGTACGACTACATCCTTCGTCATGAGAGGGGCGTGGCCGAGGGGACGGCCAAGCGCCACTTTGCCCAGATCGTGCGCGCGGTCTCGTACTGCCACGAGCTCCATGTGGTGCACCGCGACCTGAAGCCGGAGAACGTGGTCTTCTTCCCCCAGCAGGGAGCCGTGAAGCTGACGGACTTTGGGTTCAGCAACCTCTTCCAGCCCGGCACCATGTTGGCCACCAGCTGCGGGTCGCTGGCCTACTCGGCTCCGGAGATCCTTCTGGGAGAGGAGTACGACGCGCCGGCTGTAG atatCTGGTCCCTGGGCGTGATCCTCTACATGCTGGTGTGTGGAGTCCCTCCCTTCCAGGAGACCAACGACAGCGAGACCCTGGTGATGATCCTGGACTGCCGGTACTCGGTTCCGGACCACGTGTCAGCGGAGTGCCGAGA CCTGATCTCCAGGATGCTCCAGAAGGATCCGTGCCAGCGAGCCTCGCTGAAGGAGATCGAGGCCCATCGCTGGCTGCAGGGTCTGGACGACGCCCTGCTGAGCCCCGAGCCCCTGCCAGAGTGGCTCACCGGCGCCCTCTCCCCCAGCTCCCCTCGCTCAGGAGCACCAGAGTGTGGCGATCTGCTGGCCGTGAGGCCCACAACCCAGTCTGGCTTTCCAGGGTCGTGGCAGCCGAACCTCAGCCTCTCGCTGCGGCCGCCTCCGGCTGAGGAACCTCCCGTGGCCAAGAGCGTAGCGGCGCTGCAGCAGatctgtgaggaggaggaggaagaggaagaggaggaggaaggggagaaggtagaggaagaggaggccgcTGTGGAGTGCAGCCACAAGGAAGAACGTGTATCCTCAACGGACGACTGTGTGATTTCTGAGCAGCCCATCAGCTACGACACCAGTCTGGCCTGTGCCCAGTCACATGCTCTGGACCCACCAGAGGGGGCCCAACCAgaacccaacaacaacacagacaaatccGCTCAgctccctgctgcagctgccgGGCCGGACCTCGACCCTACAGAGAGGAGAGCGACTCGAGACGACCTGAACAGCGAGCGACAGCGACCTCTCACTGGGGTCGTGGGTCGAGAGGACGTCCCTGCGCGGATCGAGTGCGGGAAGCGACACAGTATCAAGCTGCGAGACCGGATCTTTCAGTTCCCTCTGTGTGAGAAAGCTCTGGCCCTCAACATCCCGACCCACAACAAGCCCAAGATCCTGCCACTGGCTCAGTACAACTGCTGCCACGTGCTGTAG